GAAAACATTGGGACCGCTTTTTATGGAACACCCTGTAGTAGGGCGATACGCTTTTAAAACTTACCTGGCTTGAATCGTTTGAGGCAATTGATTGTGGGAGCCATTAGAAGACTGATTGCTGGTGCATGAGCTAATATTCCTGCTATCCAATGCTGAGCCACGTCAGATAGTCCATTAGGGCCATCCGCATCATACATAAGTCCTTTCTGACCATCGATGTCCCAAAGAGAATGGTTAAAATGACATGAACTTCCGGAGTATTCAGGATATGGTTTGGACATGAAGCTGGCAATGTACCCATGCTGCAATGCGATTTCTTTGACGGATGTACGGAATGTATGACCTGTATCTGCTGAGCTAATACCAAAAGAAGGCTGGTAGGGGACTTCAAATTGGCCTGGTGCGTTCTCAGTTTCAAAATAATCAACATCGACACCAACCTTTGGAAGATCTGTCATGATTTGATGAAGGAATTCGGGATCTTTGTAGTTACGAATGGTTGATCGAGCGTTGACATCTTTTGTAATAGGCTCGAGAGTATTTTGATCGACTACGAAGAACTCTTGCTCATAACCAGAGAGCAGAGAATAACCCATCTTCTGAAGTCGATCAAGTTGCTTGCGTGCTACATAACGTGGTTGCGGGGCAAACCATTTTCCTTCATACATTGGCTCCATTAAGACTCTGCCGGTGTTTTTACACCAAGGAATTGTAACGTAAGTGTCGAGGTCGGCAAACATCAAACCATCTGCATAGCCAATTTCTTCATGGTAACCAGAGTTATGGACAAGGTTACATTGCGGGTCAACGGCAACAAATCCTAAGTAGAACGGGAACCCGTTGTTAACTTTGTCACTAAAATTACATTTTCGAGCGGTTTTAGAGCGCGCGACGCCATACGTGTCGCTCTGTTCCCATCGTACGAATTCGACGTCATCGGCGGTCATCTTTTGTAACACCTTATCCAGTTTTTCTTTGCTGAAATCCATGCTGTTTGGTTGGAGCGATTAGAAGACAAAATTGTTTATACCTTCCCTGAAATTGTTTCTTTTCTGTAAAGATAAAATACAATGAACATAACTTAAGAAACAAACTATAATATCACTCTCAGAAAtgtttaaccaagttggttaatattttaaccaaccatgtattcaCTACAtgacagttaaagtgaccaaCTAAGGTTGGTTAACAGTTTAACTCGTGGTTGGTTAAATATCTTAACCAACTGTTGGTTGATATTATTCGTTGGGTAATGATGTTGGGCAAATTTTTAACCATTAGTTGGTTAAACCAAAatatgttgggcaaaatacaaccaatagttggttaaacactatgaatgggaagttcatttcactGTTTACATTTTAACCAATATATTGGTTAGTTCATGCAGACTCTGGTTAAATGAGTACATAATGAACTACAATTGGGAGacgtttgaaggtaggaaattatattataaagtatattattttatcgggtataacacttagtttaaatGATTTTCCTGATACCGTGTGCTCGATTACAATTCAAGTGCACTTGCTGATAATGATTGCCCGATTATAATGCTAATTTTACTGATACCGCGGGTGCCTGATTATAAATGCAAATGCCCGATTGCAATTGCCCTATTCTGGTCATACAGGTGGGTTatgatatcaaattgaaaatcaCTGATATGAATTATCCTAATTTGCAGACAAGCTGAGACAACACCATAACATCATGGCCATCCTCCTATAAAAAGATATTAATTTTTGCGACTTTGAAATCAGCAATCTCTCCATATATTTTCGATCGAAGACATGCAAATGGGCAGTTAATTCTGTTTTACTCTTAATTTGAGCTAATAAAGAGTGCCtgagtgtgctgaggcttgtggatcaacgtctagacgttgtgcctgtgcgtagcgcactataaatcattgcgctttgttattttttttattgacatTTGTATCATTGCTTACAGCTGCTTACCTGATTTTACGTGATAGTACTATACTACAATATAGTAACAGACTATGCTGCGGGTAAATATAGCTGTATTCTGTAATAGGTATAAATCTCCGTGAACTTGCAGTTCACACCGTAATGGAGTGCCTGACGAGTATCATTGTATAGTGTTTGCCATGCAAATAGATCATGCATATGACCTTCTGACTCAGGGAGGTCTATTCTGACTaatagtccggtggcagaccaaGGTAGACTAGTTTTGCCAGTTTAAGGTGTTTTTGATTGTTGATTATTATTCTATGGGTGGTACAAAATCAGATTCCAAGGGGTGTaaattgtcacccctgggcaattcggGATATCCAAGgttaaagtttatacaggggtcaaaattaaaaaccgTTTTATCAACATCTATATCAAATGTTTCCTCTCGTCATAAAGGAttcaaaaaatatatagtttCGCATATCTACGACTTATCCTTGCAAAAATGTCGAAGGTTAAATAGAGAACTCCACAGGGATTAAAATAGAAAAAttctccaattttgatgaaaattgtctcGATTCTTTCTGTGACAATAACTCTAATAAAGAATAGCTTGAATAACCTAGAATGACTTGTTGCcttggtaacacagcaaaataggtcattgcCAATTGAGTCCTATTGATGTTGATAATGATATAGTGGTACTTTCCTAAATGATTACCTAGGTAACGAGTCGTTACTAGGTGGTTATAACTATTCTTCATTAGATTGAGATAATAGTGCAAACAATTTGAGTCCATTTaaatcaaaattggagcattttatctCTTTTAGCCCCTGTGGCTCTTCACATTTAACCTTTGAACTTTTGGTTTATAACTCCGAAACGATAAGTCGGAGGTGGGTCAAActgtacattttctgaatccgatgatcagaggaacattttggtTTCAGTTAGTTGAATTTTGACTCCTATTTAAATTTTGACCTCGGGAATCGTGAATTGCCCAGATGCGAAAATTATACACCCCCCATTATCCCCCCATAATCTCAGAACAATAATTATCCGCGTAGAAAAACACTATAACTGGCAAatcatataaatatgataaaacaatattttgCACCCGGACTATATAAGGCACGGGAGCATAATTGCAGTGCGCCGGCGTTACAGCACATATACTACGGAAAGCGGTACGGGACATATGCCGACTTGGTATGTTTTTTTGTACATGTTCATGCGGGAGAAATTCTTCATCCCGTCTCAATCCCGTGTCTATATACCGGTAGTTCGCCATTCGGCAGTGGATTTCGCCGACATTTTGTTATCTTGTTAAGCAGAGCATGCCATCAAGATAAAAACGTTGTTCGGTTATCCTCTATCTCTCTGTGTTTTTTAGCATCTCAAACTAAATGTCTCCAACGATCTATGATTGCATCTGGTAACTAGTTAGTAACCTATCTAGATGAAAGACACTTGCATGGTCAACTTTTTGGAAGCTGGAAAGTACTGAAAGCTATATAGCTTACTTCTGAACTTTACTAATGACAATGTAGACTAGAGGAAAATCTCAAATTTGTGCTTATATAAAGTTGTTGAAACAGTTTTGAGTAAAAGTTGATAGCTATCTTTACTAAGTTGGACCTGTTGAATCCAAAAAAGCGATGAGCAAACTTTATTTTGAGTCTATGACCCTCAAAATGACCCAGAAATGACCCCATGAGCAGACGGATAATTTGATATGCTATTGAGCGAAATcggagcaaaacaaaacaaaacacactgattaattaagttaacaatatctaaatcttttaatcaaaagaaaagtataatttaacaataattgtgtGAGTCAACATATTAAAACACATACAATCAATCATACATACACTCTTTAGCAAAgttattttattacaaatattccattttcactatagtcactgcttaatatttctcaagggtatggcttcaggaaagcgtgttgacgcgcacataattgtcatgGTGTATTGATtgcctgacttagtctttggtgccgacacaatcaataataaccctactaaatggttcatcaaaggctgaaattggcttcaatggagcaggaggtattttctgatttggcttccctactacttggcatgtgtgacatgttttgcaatattcagatcttttctgagagtgggccaccagaaatgtctcagaattctttcatgagatTTCTTAACACCcacatgggactatcatgtgctatgttaataccttcagtgtggtagacttttggtaccacaatttggtacactaccttccactcttcatcggcaggtgcattttgttctgcttcttttAGGGTCAATGGCTTTTGATTGATCTTTTTGAGTTCAGAGTCATTTTGTAGCTCCAGAATTAgtttgtcatgacttaatgggtctctcaatgtttgccactttgttcatgctcagaagcTGTGTCATTTTAGGGGTCTTTTTGTCCCCAGGatcaggagaaggaagtttatctcctttctcattcaactttgatacaaatgtgtcttccaaattgtagcatAAGTCCTGAATTGTTAAActttctaatgaggccttcttactactcattgcccgtgtaactGCACATGCAGGCAGGAAATATCTCcatttcctcactattatcatcctgcaaacagggcttatctgtaactattgggtcaggaaaaacctccccccccccctgccaaatcatttcccaGCAACATGGAccctcctttgactggcaattcgtgtctaactcctatggttacaggaccagaaaccaagtcagatttcaagttaattttgtggagaggtacactaagtatttccatcccaataccctggatgaTACCTTGTGTACCATCCTGATTTGCtttaggttgattatggctgaacttGTTTGAACAACTACTATTATGGCTAAATTTACTTGCATTCAACTTGTGCGTTTAGCCAGAAGTCATCGTTGCCGCCTCATTCAGtgttaattttgctagcgctttcatcccaGTGTGTTttaactcttctataagaaccaattgcctaAGTtgaccgaaatcatctttgacttcttttgaaccaagccacctgtcaaacatttgttctgtgactctagcaaattctacatgagtttgatctgcttgcttgcttgcttgaatctctgaactttagTCTGTAtacttcaggcaccagttcataggccttaaagaactgcctgtttgacttcttcataattattcaaCTTCTCTactggtagagctgagtaagtctctctggccttccccacaaaactactttgtaacagtagggtccaatgttCTTTAGGCcagttcaaatttgtagctaccttttcaaaatgttgaatgtACTCGTCAACTtcctttttctttgaatttagacACAAAAAAGAGTGAGAAAGTGAAACAGAGGACAACCCCTCTTTGAGTggaaaaatttcactctaaacgAATTGAAAAAAGTAGTTTGTATACTTTCAAAAGCgtgaatattgcctaaagaaaatgtactttctttcatttagagtgttttccactcaacaacgggttgtccttcgttcaactccTTAAAAGCGGAAAATTCACTCTTTAACATTTAGAGAGTTTgttgctcaagcgccatcttttgtGGCgcgctttttcttccatttctagttttgTTTCTCCAGATCTAATCtttctgttttttcttttttgcatatctagcttttgcatgtctaactgcaattgcattttcattttttccatttccaactgaacttctagttctttcaacttaactgcatccccaccgatttcagtttggacctcttttctcttgtctAAAGTGGATTCCTCAAAATAATCTTcatcaaacaaaacatcaatcaaggcatttttgattacttTTTTCTGTTGGATTGCTTTACATCCATGTCATAGTGTTTTGCAAAGTCTAGTAATGCAGGCtttttcaactcatcaaacttttCCCAagttatagtttcaagaaactcttctgcattAAACGCCATACTgcactttcacttttaagactctGTAAAATAATGTCAACTTTTCTCTTTACAGTGtgttcccggacgagcccccaattgttacgagtcgttaatctGACTCAATGCCAAACACCTTTTTCCCAAATTCACCTCAGAatacacaacaaaacacactgattaattaagttaacaaaatctaagtcttttaatcaaaagaaaagtatgGTTTAACAATAATTGTGTGAGTCAACATAAACACATAAAATCAATCATACATACACTCTTCAGCAAAGTTACTTATACATCTTACTTACAAAACACCTGGTAAATTATTTTTCTCTTTTACTCAGTGTGacaaatgtgactttttaaaTTTATAACCTTTTGGATAAAGTTACGACCGTCGTTAGAAACGCGTTACATTCCGCGcacaaaagaagaaaatgtgttatgttacaattaaacaaatattacaaaatgtgaTGTCATCCTAGCCCTGGTGAATATTAGACATTGTTACTCTGCATTATAAGCAGTTTTGCTACAAAATAAAAGCTGTATATAACAAGATCATTATTGTTAACACTGAAAAGAGGGCGTGATTATACTTTAGACTAAAATAATGAATGATTTCCAAAATAGTTCgacaatatcattatatttatagagACAGACAACAATGTGAGCATTTGAGCATGTCTTTCAACCAAGTTTAATATCCTTTAGATGCGGATCCGTTTGGGgaaatcattttatttacttGAAGTATATTAATCACTCCTCCCGTTCCAGTGTTgaatattcaatttttattttgaagcaAATTTGCACTGAGTAACAATGTTTAGGCCTATCAAGCCTTTAAACCCTATTTTTAACTGTTTTTTGACGCAGTCCCGATGCGTATTTCTGGACTTCACACTGCCATGACTGCAGGCTCAGCAGCAGCTTCGCCAATAATGTAGCGTTGCGCCCCCTGTGCTCTTTTACCAAGGCTGATTTCTCTCCTGGGTCATTCCATGAAGTTGAGCCACAAAATGCGACATGATAAAATCAAATTGTGATTAAgcgaaataatgaaaaaattattCGTTTCACGCCCGTCTCtctcctcactttctgggatcagtccacattattttttattttttcaattttcatatgaatttttaagtttttaataGTACACATTTAGTAAAATGTTAATGCTGATAAACAAAACAAGgcttcaaaataaccaggcacccaggagccataaCTTGACATTTTGGCTCCTGATCCACACCAAAATATGAACCAGGCTCTTACATTTTttaatagagcctggtagttaaagtagattgtgtatttaaagtgtacaattgaaatttaaatgactcttagctctttaaaaatggctcctggttcactagataatcacaggaccaggagctgcttttccaaatgtgtggctcctggtccagatctgcttattttgaggcttgctgATAAACATGTTTATTATTCAGCATGAATCATTTGAagtatttttgtggaactctaagggGTCTAACTCCTCATCATTAGTAGGCCCTAATAAAAACACCTGATAACATCTCCTCGTTTTCCTGGCAAATGCTGAAAGGCTGAAACTGCTAGAAATGTCAATTTTATGTGAAAAACACCTCCCTCTCAGTCTTCATTTTTAGGGGCCTTGCATTCCAAGTTATTTTGAAAAACTTAATTAGGCCTAAACATTACCCAAACTttgaataggcctaggcctatatggtgAATTTAGGAATTAGGTCACACCAACTCCATAGAATTAGTTAGATTTTAGAAAACTACCGGTATTGAACGTGAAATAGGGAAAAGATATTGAAAATAATTATGATCTATTCCTACtttttatgaataaaataatttaagatAGGTCCTACATTTGTTAAATTTCTAAAACTTTGGCCTAAAAATGTTCCATTT
Above is a genomic segment from Amphiura filiformis chromosome 17, Afil_fr2py, whole genome shotgun sequence containing:
- the LOC140137738 gene encoding lengsin-like — its product is MDFSKEKLDKVLQKMTADDVEFVRWEQSDTYGVARSKTARKCNFSDKVNNGFPFYLGFVAVDPQCNLVHNSGYHEEIGYADGLMFADLDTYVTIPWCKNTGRVLMEPMYEGKWFAPQPRYVARKQLDRLQKMGYSLLSGYEQEFFVVDQNTLEPITKDVNARSTIRNYKDPEFLHQIMTDLPKVGVDVDYFETENAPGQFEVPYQPSFGISSADTGHTFRTSVKEIALQHGYIASFMSKPYPEYSGSSCHFNHSLWDIDGQKGLMYDADGPNGLSDVAQHWIAGILAHAPAISLLMAPTINCLKRFKPGTFAPCNVTWGIDNRSAAVRVKVNGERRTYVENRLGAAAGNPYISLAATVAAGIDGIQRELKLPPPVKGDAYDEKNLPPKTQTLPNDMKTALGYFANDDVIREALGEEFCKCFGAIKLHEMNLEAEAKAKGDDDWERNLFFEYL